In Ascaphus truei isolate aAscTru1 chromosome 7, aAscTru1.hap1, whole genome shotgun sequence, one genomic interval encodes:
- the LOC142498507 gene encoding olfactory receptor 5AR1-like produces the protein MEGGNQTSVTEFILLGLTSIPHLKMFFFIIFFIFFLFNLLGNICILTVVIIDLHLHIPMYFFLGNLSFLDIFYSSAIVPKMLAGLLIEDNRISFQSCISQMFFYHFLGCTDALILTSMSYDRYVAICNPLRYNVLMAKSVCILLASSCWVIGFVYSLIHPILASKLPFCKLNQINHISCEIKPLLKLACADTYLNESLVTIISGFLAVSTFLFIFITYVFICTHLLNIRSSQGRRKAFSACTSHLTVVLLYYVAGFSAYLGPAREDSQEQSKRAAVLITVITPALNPLIYSLRNKQVKDALKKIFLGKQVLQRITDQGP, from the coding sequence ATGGAAGGAGGAAATCAGACATCGGTTACAGAATTCATTCTCCTAGGACTTACTAGCATCCCCCACTTAAAGATGTTCTTCTTtatcatattttttatattctttCTGTTCAATTTGTTGGGGAATATCTGCATCTTAACAGTGGTTATTATTGACCTGCACCTTCACATCCCAATGTATTTCTTTTTGGGTAATCTCTCTTTTTTGGACATTTTCTACTCATCCGCCATAGTCCCCAAGATGCTGGCTGGTTTATTGATTGAAGACAACAGAATATCATTTCAGAGCTGCATTTCCCAAATGTTCTTCTATCATTTCTTGGGATGCACAGATGCTCTGATTCTCACCTCCATGTCTTATGATAGGTACGTTGCTATCTGCAATCCACTGCGTTATAATGTCCTCATGGCAAAGAGCGTTTGCATCCTTTTGGCATCTAGCTGCTGGGTCATTGGCTTTGTCTACTCATTAATACACCCTATATTAGCATCCAAGTTGCCTTTCTGCAAGCTTAACCAGATCAACCACATCTCCTGTGAAATTAAACCACTTCTAAAATTGGCCTGTGCTGATACCTACCTCAATGAAAGCCTGGTAACCATTATCTCTGGATTTCTTGCTGTAAGCAcctttttgtttattttcatCACCTACGTCTTCATCTGCACCCACCTCCTGAACATCCGCTCCTCCCAAGGCAGACGCAAAGCTTTTTCCGCCTGCACCTCACACCTAACGGTTGTGCTTCTGTACTATGTGGCAGGCTTCTCTGCCTACTTGGGACCAGCAAGAGAAGATTCACAAGAGCAGAGCAAACGGGCGGCTGTACTGATAACAGTCATTACCCCAGCCTTAAATCCTCTTATTTACTCACTGAGAAACAAACAGGTGAAAGATGCTCTGAAGAAAATATTTTTGGGAAAACAGGTTTTACAAAGGATAACCGATCAAGGACCTTGA